The nucleotide sequence tttgtgaaaTTCTGATATGTTTGCTTCTTTGTTTCCAGGTAAATATTTCCAGCAATCAATGAAATGACAAGAAGCAACGTAAAAAATGTGAATTATTCTTACAACAAATATAACACTGAAATCGTGATGACGTGGGCGGAAGGTCGCATGTTTGTACACAAGCACAGACACAGAGACCTTTGTACTCGTACATCCACACTACTTGTTGATGCCGACCTGACCCAGAACGAAaagtaaaaaacacttaataagACAATACCAAACGTGGAAATTGTATGGCATTAGGTGGCCTTCCAAGCGAATGTCAATATCTTCTCAGTCATTAAGTATCGCCACCCAGCTGTAGCCTCCTCGTATTACAGAGCAGTACATCTTcccttattaattttccttgcaTATTACTAACCTATATACAGTTCATTGGTGTTGTTCGAAGTGGCGTAGCTGACAAGGGTATCATAGTTAGCCCTTCCTCGCAGAAACTTGAGGCAAACACACACCGATACCTCCGTCATGTCAGgcacctccccacccacccaaaaCGCCGCCGACAGGTTGGTGGGGACGCCGTCAGCCTGAAGGGTGATGCCGGCTCCTGAGAAAGCAAACACACTCATCAAGGATCTGTATTATACTTTAGAAACCCCAAACATATCTCTCCAGCCCTCCCAAGATTAGCCCAGCCCACAAAACTGCATAACCTAATCACTGCATCGTAACCATTTCCAGGTGAACGAGAGACTAAGGTTCTCATTCTTAAACGTCTCGGAGCCTCATCTTAAACTTTCAACAGTCTCTAGTAGAAATCAATATTgtcttcaagtgtgtttttatgactCTGTTGATAGTTTATAaagtattctgcatcatcaagaaaagaaaacacatgcGATTTATCGTCtttgtaacctttgaaaatggtTGTTACGAAAGCCCGGTGTTTAATAATACTggcctaaaaaagaaaacggagagagaaaaagaaggaatctGATTAATGAACAATGCAAAACATCCCGTAAAAACATTTTCcttgtatgttttttctttaacaAGCATTTCCTGGTTCCAGAATATAAATGTTTTGCTCGATTTCAAAATAAGAGTTTCTCATAAGGATGAAATTACATTGGGTAAGTAAGACACGGACAACCTTCCTTATTAGCAAAGATATGGACTTGGTAAACTCAGAAGGGTGATTACTTGTTACCTCCCGGGAAGCAAAACGAATTTGTGACGCgaggaagaaatacaaaacatcCTGATTCCCTGCCgcagatgaagggagagaagagttttccttctctctctctctctctctctctctctctctctctctctctctctctctctctctctctctctctctctgtcaaaaagaaagaagtatttgtacaagaacaaaagcaagaacgagaaaacaagatcaagaaaaataagaacaaggacaagaacaagaacgaaaacaagaacgagaaaaaacaagaacaaggaaaataagaacaaggacaagaacaagaacaagaacaaaaacaaggacaCGACCAAgaacaaccaaaacaacaagGTAATGacgacgataataatgatgacgtaataaaacaaatgaaaataaagatccTAATTTCATGCATTAAGCTTTTATCTGGGATATACAACAATTCATGACACAAAGTagaatgtatgaaatctttataatcgtttgaaagaaagaaaaggggttAGAAGAATAGATTTTTCTAACTTCTAGCCAGTATGGTGTTTAGAGGTGACTGtagaacaagaggaaatgtcttaaagtggttagtgattaagaaAGCATatgccaaatagcagtgaaagggttaattaagcTTAAAAGACGCTATCAacgaacacacagacaaataaaaatcTGGTGACCTGAAGATTACCTGTAAGTGATCCTTGCGTGGAGGCTGCGGAAACACCAACAAGGatagcaaccaccaccatcaacaccacacgAGGCGGCCCCGCTGCTCCTCGCCCAGATACAAACATCACGTCCGCTCCGCTCGACTACCTCTCACCTGGACTGAAACTTTTACCTGCTGACACCACCAagcacaggaagagaaagaatattgagtaacttttataactttttttttttcaatattagaATTTATGGGTATGTAGtataagtttgtgtgtgtgtgtgtgtgtgtgtgtgtgtgtgtgtgtgtttgttcttcgGGTAAACATAACACacgcagaaaaacacacacacacacacattgaaacacaaagaaaaaatcacaGATATTTACTTGAGTGTAGAACCAGAGATAAATCATGAATTTCTCGCGCACAAAACGACGACGACTTCGCATATTACTTTACGGACGGAAAAATATACTACAAAGATCGATATTTGGATGACAAGTCTGTTTGTCACGCCATGAATAATTTTGACCTCAAAGCGAGAGGGCGTCAGGGTGTTTGAGTACCTAGAGATCCTCGATGACCCCCACCAAGGTGTTAGGGAGTGTGTAGGAGTGCATTACCACGGAAGAAAGTaactggaaggaaaaaggaaggcgTAGGACGTGGGAAAATACTCGAGAAAAGACAGTAACATgatgaagaatggaaggaaagcagagaagATCCGTGCAAACTAGGAAGGGAGAAAatcacaggaaggaaaaaggaaggcacAGGACGTGTGAAGATActtgagaaaagagagaaacatgaagGCGTATGGAAGGCAGGCAGAGAAGATCCGTACATACTGAAGGAAAGATAGCAATATGAAGGtagaagtaagaaaggaagtcGAAAGAAACTCAGGAAAGGTTGAAAGCaacaggaaggcaggaaggcggAAGGCATGTAAGATCGGAAAGGAGTCTCGATGAAGAAGACAACAAGAAGGAGGATAGAAGGGGTTACATAGGGAATGAAAAATTGTTATCAAAGAAGGGAAGCCTACGGGATGTCCTACACGGGGTAGCAGTGTGGTGTACTTAATTAACGTTGCACGTTTAAGAAGACATAGGCATCTCCAGAGatactatttttattaattttatttatctatctatttatcggTTGTGAGATAAAAAAGACGAGATGTGGACTAGTTTCAAGCCATTGCTCTAATTAGTTTTAAACGTTGCAATAGTAATGCTATCTAAAGTACAATATGCTTATCAAGACTGTTCCATATATCAACAACGTAATTCAAAGTTTAATTCAACTTCAATTGTTAACTAACAATCTAAAATGTTGCTCCTGCTGATGTTTGATAGGTAAGTTGAAATCGTCGTCTATATTAATGATGTCATATCctgtaataaaataaacttctttcacatcctttaaaaaaaaaaaaaaatcattgcccTGTCATTTAGATCTACGTAGTGCTGTTCTTGTACGCACCTTCCTATATACAAACGAAGAAGTCAAAACACAAGTGATGATAAGAATTCCCCAGGAAGTGTAGTCATCAGTCACGTAGCTCGTGGGGATTCCAAGctgcaccaccagcacaacaacAGGATCCAGCGCGCGCCGCGTCACCCAGCAGGTAATGTTTGTACACGCCACGGTGTCCCGGTGGGCACCAGCCACCTCCATGGCGTGAGGCGCCTGAGTGTCCCTCCCCAGGTAAATTACACCCATGAATATTCCAACGGCAAGATTCCATTCACAATAATTTCTGCCCTGATGTATAAGATTATGAtgggttgttaggttaggtgtagtTGTGGGGGGTAGTTTATCGCAGGGAGAATTATTTAGAGGGAAAACTTTCATGAAGAGATCTTTTAGGGTAGtggatttttttcccttttttttttatgcgtctAGGACGCCAGccagacacaaaaaaagaagaaaaaaataaaaaagaaacttgcTACCTTGTCGATCCTAAATAAAACAATTAGTAATCAAACTAGTAAAGAAAGAAGTACACAACCATGGTAGAGAGTCGAAAATAGAGCCCAGATTAGATTCGGAGATGTTACATGGAACTTCTTTGATGGATGACACAGCAACGTGTACTCGTACCAACGATTATTGAGGCAGGGAcagaaaatgtttgaaaactaaataaaagagTCAAAAGTAAATGTTAACGCTAGTAGTCGTTCTTTAGTCCTGTGTCGTGCTTGTTTAAAAGCGGCAACGGAAGCTTCCTGCCAGACCTTGTACACACACTGACGTAAGCACCGAAGCACCGAGTGATATAAATAACGTGGAAAAACCTGCTAggtgtacgagtatatttcAATTACATTAAAtgttatgattctctctctctctctctctctctctctctctctctctctctctctctttcttaagtACTGGGACTTTCTATCATTTTCTCTAGAGTAACAGTCTAAATCTTCCTTCGGTTCGTTCAAAACTTTCCTCTTTGATAATCCGAAAACAAAAATTCTAAACGCTCAACGTTTAAATTTAAACTGAAACGCATGGCTTTCTCAAGGCGCGCTTTGCTATTACCTTCTTCCCAAGTCCAAATCCTGATTCTTCCCTGATCCCCGCCAGCCTCTTGTACAAGACAGCCACTGCCTCTTCCTCACGAATGTAGCCACAACGCCACTGATGACCGCTTCTTCGCTGCGTAATTCAATATACAGAAGCAAAGTTAATTATTATCCACGTAAATTACCTTGATACTGTAGTCCTTGTTATAACTACGAGTATTCGCATCGTGGCTCTTATTTATATAGGATGCATTTATCTTAGCTCTATGCGTCTCCAAGCTCAGGGTAAGGTAAGCTATAAAGGGAGACGGCGACAAGAGAATTGCGATGGAAGGGAAAAGGCCGCGTGGAGAGACGGCAGCCGGGGCGTTGCAAGAGACATACCATGAGGCTCCCTTCATACACAGCAGCATGTGAAGGCTGGTGGGAAAGTAGCGACCAGAGCCTACGTGAAGGGGCATCCACGGGGAAAGACTTCATTTCAAGATCACTAGGCCCGTACTGAGAAACgttctgctctctcaccacgactgttttcaaaggccgcagagagtttctcccgttaatagaagaaatcttgttattctACTCActtgaatcataaaaacacctttagaaacccgtgtaacttaaATTAGGGCCTTTTGagaatagtggaggtgcggataaaagtgtttcagaatatggttccaTGAAAGCGAAAGGGAAGGAgtcagaaccaccaccaccaccaccaccaccaccaccaccacggcctgAGCCTTCCGTGCTGAGTGACGCGGGCACCATGAAGTAATTCCTTTCACTTGTCTTCCTTACCCTCCTTGGATACGACAGATGGGCCAAGCCAGGTGAAAgggtttttccctctctctctctctctctctctctctctctctctctctctctctctctctctctctctctctctctctctctctctctcaaattatttatttacacacacacacacacacacacacacacacacacacacacacacacacacacacacacacacacccgggggtgagtaaaaaaacaaagaagtcaATTAGTCGCATATCGACCAGAATAATATTATTGATGCTGCCTGCATCACCTCCACCAGCAATTGTTGAACCTGTTATGTGAAAGGTTTATGCCCTGATcaaactgtttatttatttatttatttatttattcatttatttatttatttaaagttgAGACCATTATGGTACTTACAATCTTATACCAAAACAACATTATTTCGAGTTACCTATCCATGTTCCTCCagcgcgtgtgcgtgcgtgtatttgtttgattgtttgtttgatcgtttaggtgtgtgtgtgtgtgtgtgtgtgtgtgtgtgtgtgtgtgtgtgtgtgtgtgtgtgtgtgtgtgtgtgtgtgtgtgtgtgtgtagcgcgCAACAGTATTCATCTTTCATGCCATAATAATCTAAGATGTCACCTGCGATATTAGCAATCAACGCCGTATTGCTGTTACCCTGTGAGGCGCAGACCACCGGCCAATCACTCTCCAACTCGGCGAAGCGAGCAGGCGGCTCAAGGGTCCAGACCGTGCAACTCATTGCCCTCTTCCTCACGGTCTGTGGTGGATAAAAAACATTACAACACTGTCGCtaggtgtgctctctctctctctctctctctctctctctctctctctctctctctctctctctctctctctctctctctctctctctctctctctctctctctatatatatatatatatatatatatatatatatatatatatatatatatatatatatataattatacacacacacacacacacacacacacacatgtgagcCTATATAACAAGTGTAAACTTAGGCACTTAACCTCCCCCTTGAACAGCAAACGTTCTTGGCGAATGAGAGCAAACCTTTCTTGCTCACCGCCATATTAGTGAATGAGCGTCGCGGAAGGGCACCGCACGATGATAATTTTTTTGCACACTTTATTCGAGATCAAGTCCGGTAATGAATCAAATGTACAATAAATTTACTATCTTTCATAATGCTTGCTACATGGATTCAAGATACAATCTATAGTATTCTAAATTAAATACAGTACAATTGATATACgagcatgtatatatatatatatatatatatatatatatatatatatatatatatatatatatatatatatatatatatatatatatatatatatatatatatatatatatatatatatatatatatatatatatatatatatatatatatatatatatatatatatatatatatatatatatatatatatatatatatatatatatatatatatatatatatatatatatatatatatatatatatatatatatatatatatatatatatatatatatatatatatatatatatatatatatatatatatatatatatatatatatatatatatatatatatatatatatatatatatatatatatatatatatatatatatatatatatatatatatatatatatatatatatatatatatatatatatatatatatatatatatatatatatatatatatatatatatatatatatatatatatatatatatatatatatatatataatttttttttatgtaggaaggacactggccaagggcaacaaaaatctaataaaaaaaaatgcccactaaaatgccagtcccataaaagggtcaaagcagtggtcaaaaattggtggataagtgtcttgaaacctccctcttgaaggaattcaagtcataggaaggtggaaatacagaagcaggcagggagttccagagtttaccagagaaagggatgaatgactgagaatactggttaactcttgcgttagaaaggtggacagaataggggtgagagaaagaagtaagtcttgtgcagcgaggccgcggaaggagaggaggcatgcagttagcaagatcagaagagcagtcagcatgaaaatagcggtagaagacagctagatatgcaacattgcggcggtgagagagaggctgaagacagtcagttagaggagaggagttgatgagatgaaaagcttttgattccaccctgtctagaagagcagtatgagtggaaacccccagacatgtgaagcatactccatacatggacggataaggcccttgtacagagttagcagctggggggtgagaaaaactggcggagacgtctcagaacacctaacttcatagaagctgttttagctagagatgagatgtgaagtttccagttcagattataagtaaaggacagaccgaggatgttcagtgtagaagagagggacagttgactgtcattgaagaagaggggatagttgtctggaagcttgtgtcgagttgatagatggaggaattgagtttttgaggcattgaacaacaccaagtttgctctgccccaatcagaaattttagaaagatcagaagtcgggcgttctgtggcttccctgcgtgatatgtttacctcatatatatatatatatatatatatatatatatatatatatatatatatatatatatatatatatatatatatatatatatatatatatatatatatatatatatatatatattgttctcgATGAAATCATGAAATCCACGTTTTCCTTTATACTACAGGAATAAAGTCACATTATTTGTGCCGAAAGTGAAAACATCTGACTGTGTGGCAATAGTGAACTGAGGTCGCCAGTTGTTTCCAGCAGTCGCTGCAAATTACCATTATTCACTGAATATTATCAGTCCCTGGTGATTTACACCActgtattgtatatatatatatatatatatatatatatatatatatatatatatatatatatatatatatatatatatatatatatatatatatatatatatacatacatacatacatatatacatatatatatatgtatatatatatatatatatatatatatatatatatatatatatatatatatatatatatatatatatatatatatatatatatatatatatatatatatatatatatatatatatatatatatatatatatatatatatatatatatatatatatatattaacgcGTTACACCTGCAAGAAGAGTAATTAACCCGCAGGTCTTGCCTGCGTAAAACATTACCTGTAAGCTTCCTTGAGAGTGCTGGAGGGCCTCCCGGCGATGCGGGCAGCGTGCagcacatatatacacactctGTGCCGGCTCACCCCATCAGTAGTGTTCCGCCTGCTGTGGTCACATCCTGCCTGCGCCCCGCTCCCTCGCTGCCTTTCACACTCCTCAGCACAAGGTAACGCTGCCTCTTCCTCGTTgtctgtaataaaaaaaaaaaagcaacacacttAATACTTTGGTTTGGTTCGGTATCACGTGGTGTTGTGATGAACTTAAACATGAAATAACACTTTACAACACTACGCCTACAACCACTGCTGCCACTGAGGCACTAAGCCTCGTCAACAACGTACGAACACAGCGGCTGTATCCTTTACCTCGTCCCTGCCCCGGTACAACCACCTGAGGAAAAACCTTGAGTTAAATACTGACATATTATGTGCACCACACCAACTCAATACCTGCCTTAAAGTTTTTagtgattacacacacacacacacacacacacacacacacacacacacacacacacacacacacacacaccattcttcTCACGCAATCTtcatgtaatctctctctctctctctctctctctctctctctctctctctctctctctctctctctctctctctctctctctctcattaccttaGCCATGCTGCTCCAAACTAAATTTACAGCTCGGAGTAGTTACGTCTTCTAAAAGTTATTACCTATTGAATATCATTCGTCACCTATTTCATTACAACAATTCATAACTAATTAATTCATATCTAATTAAATTACATACTACAGTGATTCTACAGTTAATTTGTTTCGCGATGTCTTGATTCCAGACtgcaagatgatgatggtggtaatggtggctcTGGTGATGGTTGCGGCGTGTCAAGGACAGCCAGGtattgcctcacacacacacacacacacacacacacacacacacacacacacacacacacacacacacacaagggatgTCATGGATGAAAGAGATCGATTAGCCTAAAATAACACTCCCTTCCCCTGTGCTGAGAGTTTTCCTTCCATTGCATGTCCTGTGATCCACTGGCAGTCTATTagttagggttttcaaggagaTTATTAACGTTTTTCCTCAACTGTAGGTCTTGTAATCTGGCGGGCAGTCTTTCTCTAAAAGCTAATGGACTACCAGCAGGTCAGAGGACTAAAGACAGAATGAAAACATTAAACACAGTAGGGGTGGGTGTAGCAAGTTTCTCGACTGTTGTCCATGACTATAATAAAGAACCACACTGACATACATAcgtttttatatacatataagTTCGTTCGTACATGAATTCACGTATgcgtatacatacatataggtgtaagtacttgtatttccttacttattcttttatctAATTTGTTTTAAATGTATAAATTGTTGACGTTTTTATAATGATATGGTGATGAATAAATTTTCTGTTTCCAGGAAGCCAGGTGAGTGGGTCTAGAGAGGAGGAATGGTGACGGTCTGCAGAATGTGggtaattttatttcttttttcatattcattcctCAAGGAAAAAGGTACAATCTGTACATAAACACGCACGTATACAATTATTGTTCATACATAATTAACAGCATAATTAACTGTAGCAAACAGGGATTTGTGTGTCACTTCAATAAGACTTAATACTTGTACAAGTTCTGGTTATATTGTATGATAGACGCCATGTTGTGAGGacaatttagtttttatttttactggatTCCATATGATTTTGCATGCAGCGCCACATGACCTCGTTGTTGCGCCCCAGTATAAGTGGATCAATCAGTCCacatcacgacacacacacacacacacacacacacacacacacacacacacacacacacacacacacacacacagtgattcAGCGAAATTATTCCTTGATCACCACGCttaactttttcctccttcggAAGCTAGAGTAACCCTCATACAACACTGTTACAAGTACCAATATTTACATGAGAATGtggtgtcttccttccttccactgaaCACACTGAATGCAATTGATATTTACATGAGAATGTagactcttccttccttccttcttttctctaaaaCTACTGAAGGCAATCGATATCTggcgtctttctttcttccaactGTTGCCGAGCCTGGAAGAGTAACTGTATATTCTTGCATTCAGGTCTACAACGAGAACGCGTGTAGTAGCAAAGGCGGGCTCTGTGCGAGGTCTGAGTTCTGCCCCGAGGATGGCAAGATGGAAGAAGGCTTGTGTCCCAAGCAGCAGGCCGATGGCGTTGAGTGCTGCCAGAAACGTAATGCAATTGTTTcaaatttttctccttcattaatCAGTACCAGACTTGCATCTCCTTAGTCAACAGTTAGTGGTGCAAAGGAGATTAATATCCTTATTTTCCGTATTTCTTTTCAAGTTTTTCAGTGTCAAAAGCTAAATTACTTATTAGTCATTGTTACACAAGAAGCTAACACatttttgagtgtctttctcTGCCAATGAATAAGTGTCATCAGTTAATATTATATATTCAGGAAACAAACACATTTAGACACTGTTTCTCACGTAATCAATAATTGTTATTAatatcacataaaaaaaaacgcatacaATTTTTGCAATATTCAAAAATACATTTAGACATCGTTTCTCAAGTAATCATTAATATCACATACAAAAACGAATACATTTTTTTACGAATACTTCTCAAAAATACATGCTCTGAATTTCTTTTCTGTCACACCATCAGTTCCTACCAACCTCACGAGCTGCGGGGATCGCGGGGGAGAGTGTGTTCCTACCAAAAATTGCTAGGGAACGCCCCTACAGAAGACGCAGAATGTCCCCTAGGCCAGGTGTGCTGCATCTTCGTCAACTAGTCACCAGTGTTCGGGGAATTAGGACGGATCGCAGCAGAAATTAAAGTTATGTTCTGTGCCCAAGGAAACTTCAAATAATGGAATGCTTCTGGTCATTACTTTCTGTGCGCTTatctgttattactgttgtgaGCCTATGAGCCTATGCattagattattattactattataacgaCTTTTATACTATTATTTCTGCTATAacttctacttctcttcctcctagaCATTATATTATGTACGCTTACCGTTTAGATAATATTTCTAGattattgccattattactACCAGTACATCTActcctactattattattggtcctcctcctccccctcttcctcctcctactactactactactactactatcacattTCTGGCTTAATGTCTCCTTTCACTGAGTCCTCGGAAGGTGTATGATTAACTATTTTGTATTCAGAACCTGCTTGTCATGGAAACTGTAGGTAACTGTCTTTGTTACATACTATGTGGATGTAAACAGCAATGctcttttttaccttgttaccTGAAATAAACGAGAGATCTGATTCTTAAAGTGAAGCTAATGTTTGTCGTGCTCGTTGGTTTAATAGTGACACTTTCAAGTATTATCCAGAATTTACATATTATAGCTTTTGTATCCACGGTATTTTCGTTGTCAAGTAAACATACGTCTGTATATACTGTGATCTCATTCAAAAcctcaccaaaaaaataaatatttttttatttttttatttatttatttattatttttttattctagcgTCCAGCACCCCAAAATAAGTAAggttatattttgtttaattatagagatatttttgtacgtaagaaaaaaaaaacttcgatTTGTATACTTATTGATGAAATACTTTTTATATAAATCTGTTTTCTCTAAGATAGAAATGTAGCAACATATtctagtaatgatagtgatgacaatgatgatgatgatgatgatgatgatgatgatgatgatgatgatgatgatgatgatgataataataataataataataataataataataataataataataataataataacattaccaccaccaccactaacaacaagaTGTAATACAAACATTTTGTGTTTATGAAACGTTAACTGCGTAACAACGTGGTTTCCCAgcaggaagtctctctctctctctctctctctctctctctctctctctctctctctctctctctctctctctctctcttacctgtgaGGTATGCTTGCTTCACCGGCAGGGTGGGACACATAAATTTCCGCCCCCACACCTgagtttttatcattgtcttgccttcagcgccgacacgtcctgCCTCATCCTTGCTCCTCCGCCTCTCCCATACATCCCATCCCTCAATACAAGGTGATGAAAGTGGCGccgcttcttctcttttttttccaaacaaTCTGTAacgtaaagaggaaggaatggtggGGAAGGAACATTCCATTACATTAAATAGCATTGTAGTTTGATAAGAATTATATGTATGTGCACTTCGatatatgattctctctctctctctctctctctctctctctctctctctctctctctctctctctctctctctctctctctctctctctctcatattttttttccttaaatacgttttcttcctcttttcctttactcttaTATTTcctattcgtttatttattcattcattaccaATGcatcaattcttttttttcttttccttcttgttcttattcttgttcttcctcctctttcatttcattgtctttcatttttctctctctcatttttcttctgccttttatttctttctaccTTTCATTTATCTCTGTCTTCCACTCCAGCAGCAAGATGaaggtggtgctagtggtggtggtggtggtggcggtggtgggcgtGGGTTGTCGGGGGTTCATCTTCCCGCAGCCAGGTAAGCACCCTATTCATCTTACCCGCTGAAAATACTGGGAATTGAAAGTTTGGGTAATTTTTGCACCATCACGTCCGTCTTATGCTAATGGA is from Scylla paramamosain isolate STU-SP2022 chromosome 9, ASM3559412v1, whole genome shotgun sequence and encodes:
- the LOC135103680 gene encoding LOW QUALITY PROTEIN: U-scoloptoxin(19)-Tl1a-like (The sequence of the model RefSeq protein was modified relative to this genomic sequence to represent the inferred CDS: deleted 2 bases in 1 codon) yields the protein MRAACSTYIHTLCRLTPSVVFRLLWSHPACAPLPRCLSHSSAQDCKMMMVVMVALVMVAACQGQPGSQVYNENACSSKGGLCARSEFCPEDGKMEEGLCPKQQADGVECCQKLPTNLTSCGDRGGECVPTKNCGNAPTEDAECPLGQVCCIFVN